A single genomic interval of Burkholderiales bacterium harbors:
- the rfaD gene encoding ADP-glyceromanno-heptose 6-epimerase → MYIIVTGAAGFIGSNVVKALNARAETNIIAVDNLTDGSKFGNLVDCEIADYLDRELFLRELADGAFAGEIAAILHQGACSDTTESDGRYMMQNNYRYSVNLLEYCEEEDIPFVYASSAAVYGASAVFREAREFETPLNVYGYSKFLFDQYVRRKYAQHNLRAVGLRYFNVYGEREQHKGRMASVAWHFFNQYQATGKVKLFEGSGGYEAGEQRRDFVSVHDAVAVNLFFLDRPERAGVYNVGTGAAQSFNEVAVAVVNACRATHGDAPLTLVEMRQQGIIEYIAFPANLKDKYQSYTEADLGALRGAGYDALFKPVEQGVAEYVATLSRQSDR, encoded by the coding sequence ATGTACATCATCGTCACCGGCGCTGCCGGCTTTATCGGTTCCAACGTCGTCAAAGCGCTGAACGCGCGCGCCGAAACCAATATCATTGCCGTCGACAACCTGACCGACGGCAGCAAATTCGGCAATCTGGTCGATTGTGAAATCGCCGATTACCTCGATCGGGAGCTGTTCCTGCGCGAGCTTGCCGATGGCGCATTCGCCGGTGAAATCGCCGCTATCCTGCATCAGGGCGCGTGTTCCGACACCACCGAAAGCGATGGCCGCTACATGATGCAGAACAATTACCGCTATTCGGTCAACCTGCTCGAGTATTGCGAGGAAGAGGACATTCCGTTCGTCTATGCTTCGTCGGCGGCCGTGTATGGCGCGAGCGCGGTGTTCCGGGAAGCACGCGAGTTCGAAACGCCGCTCAACGTTTACGGCTATTCCAAATTCCTGTTCGATCAGTACGTGCGCCGCAAGTATGCGCAGCACAATCTGCGCGCCGTCGGCCTGCGCTATTTCAACGTCTACGGCGAACGCGAACAGCACAAAGGGCGCATGGCGTCGGTCGCATGGCATTTCTTCAACCAGTACCAGGCAACGGGCAAGGTCAAACTGTTCGAAGGCAGCGGCGGTTACGAAGCAGGCGAGCAGCGGCGCGATTTCGTTTCGGTGCACGACGCCGTCGCCGTCAATCTGTTTTTTCTCGATCGCCCCGAGCGCGCTGGTGTCTATAACGTCGGCACCGGCGCCGCGCAAAGTTTCAATGAGGTTGCGGTCGCCGTGGTGAACGCCTGCCGCGCGACGCATGGCGACGCGCCGCTGACGCTGGTCGAGATGCGGCAGCAGGGCATCATCGAATACATCGCATTCCCGGCGAATCTCAAGGATAAATATCAAAGCTATACCGAGGCCGATCTCGGCGCATTGCGCGGCGCGGGTTATGACGCGCTCTTCAAGCCGGTCGAACAGGGAGTAGCGGAATACGTGGCTACTTTGTCGCGCCAGTCCGATCGCTGA
- a CDS encoding CHASE domain-containing protein → MSAISESITRVSRLPQPTRWLLAVLALAVVYYLAARLGLLLAFAESNVSPVWPPSGIALAALLLFGYRVWPGILLGAFAANLAVFAANDAAGTSTIVVVASVIALGNTFEALLGALLLHRFVPSGKPFEQPQDVFHFALIALVMCMLAATVGAVALIVGGIVSSPALTALWKTWWLGDVAGVLTFAPALLAWGVAGTGAAAGAAAEGGGTIHRKWKSLQLPAASHAIALLAVLVVVSALVFRGQALPGDADRLLVYLFIPVIAWTAYRYGARGVAVVSLLITGIAVAATTQGYGPFAKGDLNDSLIGLQVFIGLCTVTGLTLAADLAERRHLLGAPAWRDVALPWTTLLAAIAVTVLGWHLVASESGRNAGERFHVLTDEIESRITDRLQSAEEILLGAAGLFAASQSVERDEWREYVARLRLEKNFPGIQGVAYARRIQPGEKDAHVEQVRSAGFPDYRIKPEGVRDEYNAIVYIEPFSGRNLRAFGYDMLTEPVRGAAMMAARDTGETTISGKVTLQQETETGVQAGFVMYQPVYRNGAAVATVEQRGAALSGYVSVPFRVNDLLASTLDRELLFATLQIFDGESPVDDALLYDSEQVHGRARQHGIPIFTSQTMLDIENRRWTLRFTSLPAFEKTIDRQKAQVVMIAGIVISLLLFILVRSLAVTRERALALAKDMTSSVLESEAKFRSLAESANEAIVISKGEGKIVSWNRGAQAIFGYTAREIVDDDLTRIMPERYREPHRRGMERMRIAGEGRLLGKTIELAGLRKDGSEFPLELSLAAWETHEGRFYSGVIRDITGRKALETELAQRNELVNAVLENVESGIVVCDAEGALTLFNRATREFHNLPQEPLPASRWAEHYDLYHADGSPMQSADIPLFKALQDQPVRDQELMFVPKHGGKKRVMLASGQALFGHGGEKLGAVVVMHDITERRQKEQAISAALREKETLLKEVYHRVKNNLQVITSLFNLQVRTLPAGEARNALQESANRVRAMALVHEKLYQSGDLSSIDLKSYIGDLCHRLGAAAGAKEQGIDIVSVVEAVDVGIESAVPLGLILNELVTNSLKHAFPDGRKGILSVVLERFDDGTALLTVADDGVGMANDSAPDAAAALGVKLVETLSRQLDGDLTFESAGGTRARLRFPVPDLRPNPPQQVGRG, encoded by the coding sequence TTGTCCGCTATCTCAGAATCGATAACCCGCGTTTCACGACTGCCACAGCCGACGCGATGGCTGCTTGCCGTGCTCGCGCTGGCCGTCGTCTACTATCTCGCGGCGCGCCTCGGGCTGCTGCTGGCTTTCGCCGAAAGCAATGTTTCCCCGGTCTGGCCGCCGTCCGGCATCGCGCTGGCCGCGCTCCTTTTGTTCGGTTATCGCGTCTGGCCGGGAATTCTGCTTGGCGCATTCGCGGCGAACCTGGCGGTGTTCGCGGCCAACGACGCGGCGGGCACGTCAACGATCGTTGTCGTCGCGTCCGTCATCGCGCTGGGTAATACGTTCGAAGCCCTGCTTGGCGCCCTGCTGTTGCATAGGTTCGTGCCGTCGGGCAAACCGTTCGAGCAGCCGCAGGACGTGTTCCACTTCGCCCTGATCGCGCTTGTCATGTGTATGCTCGCCGCGACCGTCGGCGCCGTCGCCCTGATCGTCGGCGGCATCGTTTCGTCGCCCGCCTTGACGGCGCTCTGGAAGACCTGGTGGCTGGGCGATGTGGCCGGCGTCCTGACCTTTGCGCCTGCGCTGTTGGCGTGGGGCGTGGCGGGAACAGGAGCGGCGGCAGGCGCCGCGGCAGAAGGGGGTGGCACTATTCATCGGAAATGGAAATCGCTGCAACTGCCGGCAGCGAGCCACGCGATTGCCCTGCTCGCCGTGCTGGTGGTCGTCAGCGCGCTGGTGTTCCGGGGTCAGGCGCTGCCCGGAGACGCCGACCGTTTGCTCGTCTATCTCTTTATTCCGGTGATCGCGTGGACTGCCTATCGCTACGGCGCGCGCGGCGTCGCGGTCGTTTCGTTGCTGATTACCGGTATCGCGGTCGCGGCCACGACCCAAGGCTACGGCCCTTTCGCGAAGGGCGATCTGAATGACTCACTGATCGGCCTGCAAGTCTTCATCGGGCTGTGCACCGTGACCGGGCTTACGCTCGCCGCCGATCTTGCCGAACGCAGGCATTTGCTCGGCGCGCCGGCCTGGCGCGATGTCGCGCTGCCCTGGACTACGCTGCTCGCCGCCATCGCTGTTACGGTTCTGGGTTGGCACCTTGTCGCATCCGAATCCGGGCGCAATGCCGGCGAACGCTTCCACGTCCTGACCGATGAAATCGAATCGCGCATCACCGACAGGCTGCAGTCGGCCGAGGAAATTCTGCTCGGCGCCGCCGGCTTGTTCGCCGCTTCGCAATCGGTCGAGCGCGATGAATGGCGCGAATACGTGGCGCGGCTGCGGCTGGAAAAAAACTTTCCGGGCATCCAGGGCGTTGCCTACGCGCGGCGCATCCAGCCCGGCGAGAAAGATGCGCACGTCGAGCAGGTACGCAGCGCCGGCTTTCCCGATTACCGCATCAAGCCGGAAGGCGTGCGCGACGAATATAACGCCATCGTTTATATCGAGCCTTTCAGCGGCCGCAACCTGCGGGCGTTCGGCTACGACATGCTGACTGAGCCGGTGCGCGGTGCGGCGATGATGGCGGCGCGCGATACCGGCGAGACGACGATTTCAGGCAAGGTCACGCTGCAACAGGAAACCGAAACAGGCGTACAGGCCGGCTTCGTCATGTACCAGCCGGTCTATCGCAACGGCGCCGCGGTCGCGACCGTCGAACAGCGCGGGGCGGCGCTGTCGGGCTACGTCTCCGTTCCGTTTCGTGTAAACGATCTGCTCGCCAGCACACTGGATCGCGAGTTGCTCTTCGCGACGCTCCAAATATTCGATGGCGAGTCGCCGGTCGACGATGCTCTGCTGTACGACAGCGAGCAGGTGCATGGGCGCGCGCGGCAACATGGCATACCCATTTTCACCTCGCAGACGATGCTCGACATCGAGAACCGGCGCTGGACTTTGCGCTTCACTTCACTGCCCGCTTTCGAGAAGACCATAGATCGGCAAAAGGCGCAGGTCGTGATGATCGCCGGCATCGTCATCAGCCTGTTGCTGTTCATTCTGGTGCGCTCCCTGGCGGTGACGCGCGAACGCGCGCTGGCGCTGGCCAAGGACATGACCTCTTCCGTGCTGGAATCGGAAGCCAAGTTCAGGTCGCTGGCGGAATCGGCCAATGAAGCGATCGTGATCAGCAAGGGCGAGGGCAAAATTGTTTCGTGGAACCGGGGCGCGCAAGCGATCTTCGGTTATACGGCGCGGGAAATCGTCGATGACGACCTGACGCGCATCATGCCCGAGCGCTACCGTGAGCCGCATCGACGGGGGATGGAGCGCATGCGCATCGCGGGCGAGGGGCGATTGCTCGGCAAGACCATAGAACTCGCCGGTTTGCGCAAAGACGGCAGCGAATTCCCGCTCGAACTGTCGCTCGCCGCCTGGGAAACACACGAAGGCCGTTTCTACAGCGGCGTGATCCGCGACATCACCGGGCGCAAAGCGCTGGAAACCGAACTCGCCCAGAGGAACGAACTCGTGAACGCCGTGCTCGAAAACGTCGAATCGGGCATCGTCGTTTGCGACGCCGAGGGCGCACTGACGCTGTTCAACCGCGCCACGCGCGAGTTCCACAATCTGCCGCAGGAACCGTTGCCGGCGTCGCGATGGGCCGAGCACTATGATTTGTATCACGCCGACGGCAGTCCGATGCAGTCCGCGGATATTCCGTTGTTCAAAGCCTTGCAGGATCAGCCGGTGCGCGATCAGGAGCTGATGTTCGTGCCGAAGCACGGCGGCAAAAAACGCGTGATGCTGGCCAGTGGCCAGGCACTGTTCGGCCACGGCGGCGAGAAGCTCGGCGCCGTTGTCGTCATGCACGACATCACCGAACGCCGGCAAAAGGAACAGGCGATCAGCGCCGCCCTGCGCGAAAAGGAAACCTTGCTGAAAGAGGTCTACCACCGCGTCAAAAATAACCTGCAGGTCATCACCAGTTTGTTCAACTTGCAGGTTCGTACGCTGCCCGCTGGCGAAGCGCGCAACGCCCTGCAGGAAAGCGCGAATCGCGTGCGCGCCATGGCGCTGGTGCACGAAAAGCTGTATCAATCGGGTGATTTGTCGTCGATCGATCTGAAAAGCTATATCGGCGATCTGTGCCATCGTCTCGGCGCCGCGGCTGGCGCCAAAGAGCAGGGTATCGATATCGTCAGCGTCGTCGAGGCGGTCGATGTCGGCATCGAGTCTGCTGTACCGCTCGGTCTGATTTTGAACGAACTGGTAACGAACAGCCTCAAGCACGCGTTTCCCGACGGGCGCAAAGGCATTTTGTCGGTCGTCCTCGAGCGTTTCGACGACGGCACGGCATTGCTCACCGTGGCGGACGACGGCGTCGGTATGGCCAATGATTCAGCGCCCGATGCCGCCGCTGCGTTGGGCGTCAAGCTGGTCGAAACCCTGAGCCGGCAACTGGATGGCGATCTGACTTTCGAAAGCGCCGGCGGAACCCGCGCTCGGCTCAGGTTTCCGGTCCCCGATCTCCGCCCCAACCCTCCTCAGCAAGTGGGAAGGGGGTAA
- a CDS encoding EAL domain-containing protein: protein MKQAAIVSTRSDARPAPAKILVVEDEAIVALDIEQQLLEMGYDVCATVDNGAHAIALARQHRPNLVLMDIVIKGDMDGVETARHIGRGLYIPVVFLTAYSDARTVERAARTAPHGYLTKPFQPKELRAAIEVALYKAIMEQRLHESEQWFASTLRCVGDAVIATDPQARVRFMNPQAELITGWVQEEALGTDVGKILRLRDAKTGARVESPASRALRENAAVGIGHGTLLAARDDTSRPMDNSAAPIRTEDGKLLGAVVVLRDVSERLRAEQALRHSEARFRNAFDFAPAGMAVVALDGRFLQVNAAVCALFGRDEAELLSLRQEDVTHASDMGMERKYLLALRADKTPSVQFEKRYRGADRGDIWALVSVSLLRAEDEPLYYLYQIHDLSQRKEAEHQLAQLAYSDALTGLANRARLRDEGERMLSAAKRRKKRLGVVFLDLDRFKQVNDSLGHEAGDVLLQTVANRLKTCVRDTDCIARLGGDEFVLLLSDLEEPKHAVSITEKVRKSLSAPCHYQGQEMPMTASLGISFYPDDGADLQKLFRCADSALYHAKAEGRNNTRFYRPELTAQAEARLKLETALHRAIERNEFVLYYQPIVALSSGKPIGAEALLRWRHPEKGLMLPDEFIPAAEETGLIVELGEWVLQQAAHEAAAWQQSGSPLTVAVNVSARQFKVGALADTVRRALHSARLAPELLCLEITEQFLLPDDPHNLAVLDELRRIGVQIALDDFGVGYSSLSYIRRFGPSSVKIDRSFVRDVADDPDDAAIVAAIIAMARRLRINVVAEGVENEAQRVFLTGESCDHAQGFYFAHPCAADEFRAWLGANS, encoded by the coding sequence ATGAAACAGGCCGCGATTGTTTCTACACGCTCCGACGCTCGCCCGGCGCCCGCCAAGATACTGGTGGTCGAGGACGAAGCCATCGTCGCGCTGGATATCGAACAGCAGTTGCTTGAAATGGGTTACGACGTCTGCGCCACCGTTGATAATGGCGCCCATGCGATCGCGCTCGCCCGCCAGCACCGGCCCAACCTTGTGCTGATGGATATCGTCATCAAGGGCGATATGGATGGCGTCGAAACGGCGCGCCACATCGGCCGCGGCCTGTACATTCCGGTCGTGTTTCTGACTGCTTACAGTGATGCGCGCACCGTCGAGCGCGCCGCGCGCACGGCGCCGCACGGCTATCTGACCAAACCGTTTCAGCCGAAGGAATTGCGCGCGGCGATCGAAGTCGCCTTGTACAAGGCAATCATGGAACAGCGCCTGCACGAATCCGAGCAGTGGTTTGCGTCGACCTTGCGCTGCGTCGGCGATGCCGTCATCGCCACCGATCCACAAGCCCGCGTGCGTTTCATGAATCCGCAAGCAGAACTGATTACAGGCTGGGTGCAGGAGGAAGCGCTAGGCACGGATGTCGGCAAGATACTGCGATTGCGGGACGCGAAGACCGGCGCGCGGGTCGAGTCGCCGGCCAGTCGCGCGCTGCGCGAGAATGCGGCGGTCGGCATCGGTCACGGAACGTTGCTGGCGGCGCGCGACGACACCAGCCGGCCGATGGACAATTCGGCCGCGCCGATCCGCACCGAAGACGGCAAGCTGCTGGGCGCTGTCGTCGTGCTGCGCGATGTCAGCGAACGCCTGCGCGCCGAGCAGGCGCTGCGTCACAGCGAGGCGCGCTTTCGCAACGCGTTCGATTTCGCGCCGGCGGGCATGGCGGTGGTCGCGCTCGACGGCCGTTTCCTGCAAGTCAACGCTGCCGTGTGCGCGCTGTTCGGCCGCGACGAGGCTGAGTTGCTGAGCCTCAGGCAAGAGGATGTGACGCACGCGAGCGACATGGGCATGGAGCGGAAATACCTGCTCGCGCTGCGGGCCGACAAGACGCCGTCGGTGCAATTCGAAAAACGCTACCGCGGCGCTGACCGCGGCGACATCTGGGCGCTGGTCAGCGTTTCGCTTCTGCGCGCGGAAGACGAACCGCTGTACTACCTGTATCAGATCCACGATCTTTCGCAGCGCAAAGAGGCGGAGCATCAGCTTGCGCAGCTCGCTTATTCCGATGCGCTGACCGGTCTTGCCAATCGCGCCCGGTTGCGCGACGAGGGCGAGCGTATGCTGAGCGCCGCCAAGCGCCGCAAGAAGCGCCTCGGCGTGGTGTTCCTCGATCTCGATCGCTTCAAACAGGTCAACGACAGCCTCGGGCACGAAGCCGGCGACGTGCTGCTGCAAACCGTCGCCAACCGGCTCAAGACCTGCGTGCGCGATACCGACTGCATCGCGCGCCTCGGCGGCGATGAATTTGTGCTGCTGCTCAGCGATCTCGAGGAACCGAAGCATGCTGTCAGCATTACCGAAAAGGTGCGGAAATCGCTGTCGGCGCCGTGCCATTACCAGGGCCAGGAAATGCCGATGACAGCGAGCCTCGGTATCAGTTTTTATCCCGACGACGGCGCCGATTTGCAAAAATTGTTTCGCTGCGCCGACAGCGCGCTCTATCACGCCAAGGCCGAGGGCCGCAATAACACGCGTTTCTATCGTCCCGAGCTGACCGCGCAGGCGGAAGCCCGCCTCAAGCTAGAAACCGCGCTGCACCGCGCGATCGAACGCAACGAGTTCGTCCTGTACTACCAGCCGATCGTCGCGCTGTCCAGCGGCAAGCCGATCGGCGCCGAAGCATTGCTGCGCTGGCGTCATCCCGAAAAAGGTTTGATGTTGCCCGACGAATTCATACCCGCGGCCGAAGAAACCGGCTTGATTGTCGAATTGGGCGAGTGGGTTTTGCAGCAGGCGGCGCACGAGGCGGCGGCGTGGCAGCAGTCCGGCTCGCCGCTGACGGTTGCAGTCAACGTTTCGGCGCGCCAGTTCAAGGTCGGGGCGCTGGCCGATACGGTGCGGCGCGCCTTGCATTCGGCGCGCCTTGCGCCCGAACTTTTGTGCCTCGAAATTACTGAGCAGTTCTTGCTGCCCGACGATCCACACAACCTCGCGGTGCTCGACGAACTCAGACGCATCGGCGTTCAGATCGCGCTCGACGACTTCGGCGTCGGCTACTCGTCGTTGAGCTACATCAGGCGTTTCGGCCCCAGCAGCGTGAAAATCGATCGCTCGTTCGTGCGCGATGTCGCCGATGATCCTGATGACGCCGCCATCGTCGCCGCAATCATCGCCATGGCCAGGCGGCTGCGTATCAATGTTGTCGCGGAGGGCGTCGAAAACGAGGCGCAGCGCGTGTTTCTGACAGGCGAAAGCTGCGATCATGCGCAAGGCTTTTATTTCGCGCATCCGTGCGCGGCGGACGAGTTTCGCGCCTGGCTCGGCGCCAACTCTTGA
- a CDS encoding helix-hairpin-helix domain-containing protein, with the protein MEMKKLLLLVITFAFCGFAYAVDINTASQKELEGVKGIGPVKAKAIIDYRNKNGAFKSVEDLANVKGMDAKSVGKMKGELTAGGAGKTMSPAEASKKADETMSKDAPRKPAAAGKEDPVEASKKADKTLSEDATRPLHDKEAKPGPVEKSGPASGRKADETMSQPSPRKPANPDPARAQ; encoded by the coding sequence ATGGAAATGAAAAAATTGCTGCTGCTCGTCATCACGTTTGCGTTTTGCGGCTTTGCGTACGCTGTCGATATCAATACCGCGAGCCAGAAAGAGCTTGAGGGCGTTAAAGGCATCGGTCCGGTGAAGGCCAAGGCGATCATCGACTATCGCAACAAGAATGGCGCATTCAAGAGCGTCGAGGATCTCGCCAACGTCAAGGGCATGGACGCCAAAAGTGTAGGCAAGATGAAGGGCGAATTGACCGCCGGCGGCGCGGGCAAGACGATGAGCCCGGCGGAAGCAAGCAAAAAAGCCGACGAGACGATGTCGAAAGACGCCCCGCGCAAGCCTGCGGCGGCGGGCAAGGAGGACCCGGTGGAAGCAAGCAAAAAAGCCGACAAGACCTTGTCGGAAGATGCGACGCGTCCCTTGCACGACAAGGAGGCGAAGCCCGGGCCGGTCGAAAAATCGGGACCGGCTTCGGGCAGGAAAGCCGACGAGACGATGTCGCAGCCGTCCCCGCGCAAGCCCGCCAACCCGGACCCTGCCCGCGCGCAATAA
- the cysM gene encoding cysteine synthase CysM → MYKTLEDFVGNTPLVRLKRLPGATTNTVLVKLEGDNPAGSVKDRPALSMIKRAEARGDIKPGDTLIEATSGNTGIALAMAAAMMGYRMVLVMPEHLSVERRQTMRAFGAEFVLTSEAGGMETARDTAERMRDNNEGIILDQFANPDNPLSHYEGTGPEIWRDTDGRITHFVSSMGTTGTIVGCSRYFKEKNPAIQIIGAQPSEGSQIPGIRKWPPAYLPKIYDASRVDRVLEVSQTDAEEMTRRLASEEGIFAGISSGGALHIALRLSAELDHAVIVSIVCDRGDRYLSTGVFPA, encoded by the coding sequence ATGTACAAAACCCTCGAAGATTTCGTCGGCAACACGCCGCTGGTCAGATTGAAGCGGCTGCCCGGCGCCACCACCAATACCGTGCTGGTCAAACTCGAAGGCGACAACCCGGCGGGCTCGGTCAAGGATAGGCCGGCGCTATCGATGATCAAACGCGCGGAAGCGCGCGGCGACATCAAGCCGGGCGATACCTTGATCGAAGCAACCAGCGGCAATACCGGTATTGCGCTTGCCATGGCGGCGGCGATGATGGGTTATCGCATGGTGCTGGTGATGCCCGAACATCTGAGCGTCGAGCGGCGGCAGACCATGCGCGCGTTCGGCGCCGAATTTGTGCTCACCTCCGAAGCCGGCGGCATGGAAACCGCGCGCGATACCGCCGAGCGTATGCGCGACAACAATGAGGGAATCATCCTCGACCAGTTCGCCAATCCCGATAATCCCTTATCGCACTACGAAGGCACGGGCCCGGAAATCTGGCGCGATACCGACGGCCGCATCACGCACTTCGTCAGCAGCATGGGAACGACGGGAACCATTGTCGGCTGCTCGCGCTATTTCAAGGAAAAAAACCCTGCCATCCAGATCATCGGCGCGCAGCCGTCGGAAGGTTCGCAGATCCCGGGTATACGGAAATGGCCGCCGGCTTATCTGCCGAAAATCTACGATGCGAGCCGCGTCGATCGCGTGCTTGAAGTCAGCCAGACCGACGCCGAGGAAATGACGCGGCGCCTCGCCAGCGAAGAGGGCATCTTCGCGGGAATTTCATCCGGCGGCGCGCTGCACATCGCGCTCCGACTCAGCGCCGAGCTCGACCATGCCGTCATCGTTTCGATCGTCTGCGACCGCGGCGATCGCTACCTGTCGACCGGAGTATTTCCGGCCTGA
- a CDS encoding YdbL family protein, translating into MRFARVLFLCLMSIATLAYAQADIEINTPAITTLKNSMQQRHNQLAPHYASGAVGLTRDAQIVLRDANAVPLPQRQAVNSLVGAENQDRSALYREIARANQHPEWESEIRSTFAGRWIEKAQSGWWVQDGQGGWKKK; encoded by the coding sequence ATGCGTTTCGCACGCGTTTTGTTCCTTTGTTTGATGTCGATAGCGACCCTGGCGTACGCCCAGGCTGATATCGAAATCAACACGCCGGCGATCACGACGCTGAAAAACAGCATGCAGCAACGCCACAACCAGCTCGCGCCGCATTACGCGAGCGGAGCGGTTGGTTTGACGCGCGACGCGCAGATCGTGCTGCGCGATGCGAATGCCGTGCCGTTGCCGCAGCGCCAAGCGGTCAACTCGCTGGTCGGCGCCGAGAATCAGGACAGGTCGGCGCTCTACCGTGAAATCGCGCGCGCCAACCAGCATCCGGAATGGGAGAGCGAAATCCGCTCGACTTTCGCCGGGCGCTGGATCGAAAAAGCGCAGTCCGGCTGGTGGGTGCAGGACGGTCAGGGCGGCTGGAAGAAAAAATAA